The following are encoded together in the Actinoplanes sp. N902-109 genome:
- the nuoF gene encoding NADH-quinone oxidoreductase subunit NuoF gives MTQPRREVLQKLTPVLTKRWLSPDAWTIDTYERLDGYLAVRKALEVHPDDLIQLIKDSGLRGRGGAGFPTGLKWGFIPQGDGKPHYLVINADEGEPGTCKDVPLMTYDPHSLVEGAIIAAYAIRASRAFIYIRGEAVHAARRLRNAVKEAYAKGYLGENILGSGFDLDLVVHSGAGAYICGEETALLDSLEGFRGQPRLRPPFPAVAGLYASPTVVNNVGTIASVPYIVLGGAAWWKSMGTEKSSGPMIYSLSGRVANPGQYECGLGITLRELIELAGGMKPGHNLKFWTPGGSSTPLLTAEHIDTAMDFEGVSAAGSILGTTAMQIFSDQDCPVYATWRWLEFYHHESCGKCTPCREGNYWMVRTYRRILSGEGTYQDLDTLQDTADNIFGRSFCGLGDGAATPVVSTLKFFRQDYLDYIEGRTAPRLSAKTLVGAH, from the coding sequence GTGACTCAGCCACGGCGTGAGGTTCTCCAGAAACTGACCCCCGTCCTCACCAAGCGCTGGCTGTCGCCGGATGCCTGGACCATCGACACGTACGAACGGCTCGACGGCTATCTCGCCGTCCGCAAGGCCCTCGAGGTCCACCCGGACGACCTGATCCAGCTGATCAAGGACTCGGGTCTGCGCGGTCGCGGCGGTGCCGGCTTCCCCACCGGTCTCAAGTGGGGCTTCATCCCGCAGGGCGACGGCAAGCCGCACTACCTGGTGATCAACGCCGACGAGGGCGAGCCGGGCACCTGCAAGGACGTCCCGCTGATGACCTACGACCCGCACTCGCTGGTCGAGGGCGCGATCATCGCGGCGTACGCCATCCGGGCCAGCCGGGCGTTCATCTACATCCGCGGCGAGGCGGTGCACGCGGCGCGGCGGCTGCGCAACGCCGTCAAGGAGGCGTACGCCAAGGGCTACCTCGGCGAGAACATCCTCGGCTCCGGGTTCGACCTGGACCTGGTGGTGCACAGCGGCGCCGGGGCGTACATCTGCGGTGAGGAGACCGCGCTGCTGGACTCGCTGGAGGGCTTCCGCGGCCAGCCCCGGCTGCGACCGCCGTTCCCCGCGGTGGCCGGCCTGTACGCGAGCCCGACGGTGGTCAACAACGTGGGGACGATCGCCTCGGTGCCGTACATCGTGCTCGGCGGAGCCGCGTGGTGGAAGAGCATGGGCACGGAGAAGTCGTCCGGTCCGATGATCTACTCGCTCTCCGGCCGGGTCGCCAACCCGGGGCAGTACGAGTGCGGCCTCGGCATCACCCTGCGGGAGCTGATCGAGCTGGCGGGCGGCATGAAGCCCGGCCACAACCTGAAGTTCTGGACGCCGGGTGGCTCGTCGACGCCGCTGCTCACCGCCGAGCACATCGACACCGCGATGGACTTCGAGGGCGTGTCCGCGGCCGGCTCGATCCTGGGCACCACGGCGATGCAGATCTTCTCCGACCAGGACTGCCCGGTCTACGCGACCTGGCGCTGGCTGGAGTTCTACCACCACGAGTCCTGCGGCAAGTGCACCCCGTGCCGCGAGGGCAACTACTGGATGGTGCGCACCTACCGGCGGATCCTCTCCGGCGAGGGCACCTACCAGGACCTGGACACGCTCCAGGACACCGCGGACAACATCTTCGGGCGCTCGTTCTGCGGTCTGGGTGACGGCGCGGCGACCCCGGTCGTGTCCACGCTGAAGTTCTTCCGGCAGGACTACCTCGACTACATCGAGGGCCGGACGGCTCCGCGGCTGTCCGCGAAGACCCTGGTAGGAGCGCACTGA
- the nuoE gene encoding NADH-quinone oxidoreductase subunit NuoE, translating into MSETTIEFSPAAAPLADKLLTPALEILDRYPAGRERSALLPLLHLVQTEEGYVSPAGVAFCAELLRINKAQVGAVATFYTMYKRRPTGDYLISVCTNTLCNVLGGQEVYDTLVEHLGVGHDETTADGSITLEHAECLAACDYAPVVTVNYDYAIDQATPDAAVGLAEQLRRGERPTPSRGARICTLKEMQIQLAGFADEREGAVADGRAGAPSLRGVSLAQEHGVAVADYNLDTPIPTTKPARDEGAKAVKDAARPQPGPEPAKPESKLAGVAHRAVDAVKAVVDKAERAVEHRREGQHATHAGESVQRGDVKDPEVRAAEARNADAATPGPATADEGSRPRSGPGPANPAEATAAGDNAAAGDGKPAGDSERGESIVSDANAAHRTSDQPTGRDNPGWQNAQRQSGNEETK; encoded by the coding sequence GTGTCCGAGACGACGATCGAATTCTCCCCGGCCGCGGCGCCGCTGGCGGACAAGCTCCTGACGCCGGCGCTCGAGATTCTGGACCGCTACCCGGCGGGCCGCGAGCGCTCGGCGCTGCTTCCGCTGCTGCACCTCGTGCAGACCGAGGAGGGCTACGTCAGCCCGGCCGGCGTCGCGTTCTGCGCCGAGCTCCTGCGCATCAACAAGGCGCAGGTCGGCGCGGTGGCGACCTTCTACACGATGTACAAGCGCCGGCCCACCGGTGACTACCTGATCAGCGTCTGCACCAACACGCTGTGCAATGTGCTGGGCGGGCAGGAGGTCTACGACACGCTCGTCGAGCACCTCGGCGTCGGCCACGACGAGACCACCGCCGACGGCTCGATCACCCTGGAGCACGCCGAGTGTCTCGCGGCCTGCGACTACGCGCCGGTGGTGACGGTCAACTACGACTACGCCATCGACCAGGCCACCCCGGACGCCGCGGTGGGCCTGGCCGAGCAGCTGCGTCGCGGTGAGCGCCCGACGCCCAGCCGCGGTGCCCGCATCTGCACGCTCAAGGAGATGCAGATCCAGCTCGCCGGGTTCGCCGACGAGCGCGAGGGTGCAGTCGCCGACGGCCGGGCCGGTGCCCCCTCGCTGCGCGGGGTGAGCCTGGCGCAGGAACACGGCGTCGCGGTGGCCGACTACAACCTCGACACCCCGATCCCGACCACCAAACCGGCCCGCGACGAGGGTGCCAAGGCGGTCAAGGACGCGGCCCGGCCCCAGCCCGGGCCCGAGCCGGCCAAGCCGGAGTCCAAGCTGGCCGGGGTCGCGCACCGGGCGGTCGATGCGGTGAAGGCCGTCGTCGACAAGGCCGAGCGGGCCGTCGAGCACCGCCGGGAGGGGCAGCACGCCACCCATGCCGGCGAGTCCGTCCAGCGCGGCGACGTCAAGGACCCGGAGGTGCGCGCCGCCGAGGCCCGCAACGCCGATGCCGCCACGCCCGGTCCGGCCACCGCCGACGAGGGCAGCCGGCCGCGGTCGGGCCCCGGCCCGGCCAACCCTGCCGAGGCCACGGCCGCCGGTGACAACGCGGCAGCCGGTGACGGCAAGCCCGCCGGTGACAGCGAGCGCGGCGAAAGCATCGTGAGCGACGCCAACGCCGCCCACCGGACGAGCGATCAGCCCACCGGCCGGGACAACCCGGGGTGGCAGAACGCTCAGCGTCAGAGCGGCAACGAGGAGACGAAGTGA
- the nuoH gene encoding NADH-quinone oxidoreductase subunit NuoH — MYILAAAQDPTLQTFEDDVWWMTLIKLFGVFVILLLLTLFTINYERKVVARMAVRPGPNQVGPKGWLQSLTDGLKLPFKEEIIPKTADKVVYFIAPVISATCAFTAFSVIPFGPVVSIFGHHTALQLTDVPVSVLVLLACSSMSVYGVVLAGWASGSTYPLLGGLRSSAQMISYEVAMGLSIVAVFMTAGSMSTSQIVKAQAGNGTASFDILGWNPTAPSWYAILLLPSFVIYCIAAVGETNRAPFDLPEAESELVGGFHTEYSSFKFALFFLAEYINMITVSAFATTLFLGGWRAPAPITSFWAGANSGWWPLLWWLVKVLILLFGFIWLRATLPRMRYDQFMRFGWKVLIPINLVWILFLAGVRVTNDRIDGGQRWLVYIVAAVVVLGIALLWPASKKQRQYSIEEQLAARPPGSFPVPPMDLQVPPSPRARRAVAERQPATVGGTPAPDDEEKEV, encoded by the coding sequence ATGTACATCCTTGCCGCCGCGCAGGATCCGACGCTGCAGACGTTCGAGGACGACGTCTGGTGGATGACGCTGATCAAGCTGTTCGGCGTGTTCGTGATCCTGCTGCTGCTGACCCTCTTCACGATCAACTACGAGCGCAAGGTCGTGGCCCGGATGGCAGTCCGGCCGGGCCCCAACCAGGTCGGCCCCAAGGGCTGGCTGCAGAGCCTCACGGACGGCCTCAAGCTGCCGTTCAAGGAGGAGATCATCCCGAAGACCGCCGACAAGGTGGTCTACTTCATCGCCCCGGTCATCTCGGCGACCTGCGCGTTCACCGCGTTCTCGGTCATCCCGTTCGGGCCGGTGGTGTCGATCTTCGGGCATCACACCGCGCTGCAGCTCACCGATGTGCCGGTCTCGGTGCTGGTGCTGCTGGCCTGCTCCTCGATGAGCGTGTACGGCGTGGTGCTGGCCGGCTGGGCGTCCGGGTCGACGTACCCGCTGCTCGGTGGGCTGCGGTCGAGCGCGCAGATGATCTCGTACGAGGTCGCCATGGGGTTGTCGATCGTCGCGGTGTTCATGACCGCCGGGTCGATGTCCACGTCGCAGATCGTCAAGGCGCAGGCCGGCAACGGCACGGCGAGCTTCGACATCCTCGGCTGGAACCCGACGGCGCCGAGCTGGTACGCGATCCTGCTGCTGCCCAGCTTCGTCATCTACTGCATCGCGGCGGTCGGCGAGACCAACCGCGCCCCGTTCGACCTGCCCGAGGCGGAGTCCGAACTGGTCGGTGGTTTCCACACCGAGTACTCGTCGTTCAAGTTCGCGCTGTTCTTCCTCGCCGAGTACATCAACATGATCACCGTCTCGGCGTTCGCCACCACGCTGTTCCTCGGTGGCTGGCGGGCCCCGGCGCCGATCACCAGCTTCTGGGCCGGTGCCAACTCCGGCTGGTGGCCGCTGCTCTGGTGGCTGGTCAAGGTGCTCATCCTGCTGTTCGGCTTCATTTGGCTGCGCGCCACGCTGCCCCGGATGCGCTACGACCAGTTCATGCGGTTCGGCTGGAAGGTCCTGATCCCGATCAACCTGGTCTGGATCCTGTTCCTGGCCGGCGTCCGGGTCACCAACGACCGCATCGACGGGGGTCAGCGCTGGCTGGTCTACATCGTCGCGGCAGTGGTCGTGCTCGGCATCGCCCTGCTGTGGCCGGCCAGCAAGAAGCAACGCCAGTACTCCATCGAGGAGCAGCTCGCCGCGCGGCCGCCGGGCAGCTTCCCGGTGCCGCCGATGGACCTCCAGGTCCCACCCAGCCCGCGTGCCCGCCGCGCGGTCGCCGAACGCCAGCCCGCCACGGTAGGCGGCACGCCCGCGCCGGACGACGAAGAGAAGGAGGTGTGA
- a CDS encoding NADH-quinone oxidoreductase subunit D, with protein sequence MTQSGYAAERETTEGRVFTVTGGDWDTVTSSIDPLSNEKIVVNMGPQHPSTHGVLRLVLELEGETVTEARPVIGYLHTGIEKNLEYRNWTQGVTFVTRMDYLSNMFNEAGYCLAVEKLLGITDQITERTNTIRVMFMELQRIASHLVWLATTGMELGAISMMLYGFREREYILDIFEETSGLRMNNGYIRPGGLSQDLPESAVKKIREFLKYLPKKLKEYEALLSGQVIWQERTQGVAVLDVTGCLSLGITGPVLRASGLAWDLRKTMPYCGYETYEFDVPTATTADVWGRYLVRIAEIRESLKIVEQALDRLRPGPIYVEDKKIAWPSQLALGVDGLGNSLEHVAKIMGQSMESLIHHFKLVTEGFRVPPGQVYVGIEHPRGELGVHAVSDGGTHPYRVHYRDPSFVNLQAIPAMAEGALLADVIAGGASLDPVMGGCDR encoded by the coding sequence GTGACACAGTCGGGCTACGCCGCAGAGCGCGAAACAACCGAAGGCCGCGTCTTCACCGTCACCGGTGGCGATTGGGACACGGTCACCAGCAGCATCGACCCGCTCAGCAACGAGAAGATCGTCGTCAACATGGGTCCGCAGCACCCGTCGACACACGGCGTGCTGCGGCTCGTGCTGGAGCTGGAGGGCGAGACCGTCACCGAGGCCCGGCCGGTCATCGGTTACCTGCACACCGGCATCGAGAAGAACCTCGAATACCGCAACTGGACCCAGGGCGTCACGTTCGTGACCCGCATGGACTACCTGTCCAACATGTTCAACGAGGCGGGCTACTGCCTCGCGGTGGAGAAACTGCTCGGCATCACCGATCAGATCACCGAGCGGACGAACACGATCCGCGTCATGTTCATGGAACTCCAGCGGATCGCGTCGCACCTGGTGTGGCTCGCCACCACGGGCATGGAGCTCGGCGCGATCTCGATGATGCTGTACGGCTTCCGCGAGCGGGAGTACATCCTCGACATCTTCGAGGAGACCTCCGGCCTGCGGATGAACAACGGCTACATCCGCCCCGGCGGCCTGTCCCAGGATCTGCCGGAATCCGCGGTCAAGAAGATCCGCGAATTCCTGAAGTACCTGCCCAAGAAGCTCAAGGAGTACGAGGCCCTGCTGTCCGGCCAGGTCATCTGGCAGGAGCGCACCCAGGGCGTCGCCGTGCTGGACGTGACCGGCTGCCTGTCGCTGGGCATCACCGGGCCCGTGCTGCGCGCCTCGGGCCTCGCCTGGGACCTGCGCAAGACGATGCCGTACTGCGGCTACGAGACCTACGAGTTCGACGTGCCGACCGCGACCACGGCCGACGTGTGGGGCCGCTACCTGGTGCGCATCGCCGAGATCCGCGAGTCGCTGAAGATCGTCGAGCAGGCGCTGGACCGGCTCCGCCCCGGCCCGATCTACGTCGAGGACAAGAAGATCGCCTGGCCCTCGCAGCTCGCGCTCGGCGTCGACGGCCTGGGCAACTCGCTCGAGCACGTGGCCAAGATCATGGGCCAGTCGATGGAGTCGCTGATCCACCACTTCAAGCTGGTCACCGAGGGCTTCCGGGTTCCGCCGGGGCAGGTGTACGTCGGTATCGAGCACCCGCGCGGCGAGTTGGGCGTGCACGCGGTGTCCGACGGCGGCACCCACCCGTACCGGGTGCACTACCGCGACCCGAGCTTCGTGAACCTCCAGGCCATCCCCGCGATGGCCGAAGGTGCGCTGCTGGCCGACGTCATCGCCGGCGGCGCGTCCCTGGATCCCGTGATGGGTGGGTGTGACCGATAG
- the nuoI gene encoding NADH-quinone oxidoreductase subunit NuoI, translating to MGTFTGSFKGFGVTFAHMFRKVITTDYPFSPPKPAPRYHGRHILNRHPDGLEKCIGCELCAWACPADAIYVEGGNNTDEMRFSPGERYASIYQINYARCIFCGLCIEACPTRSLTMSNEYELARDSRQDLIFTKKELLAPLLPGMEQPPHPMRLGDTDKDYYVGALTNPGTSAGAERAPWSQSGTQDASTADGSADRPETAGTVRKEATR from the coding sequence GTGGGTACGTTCACCGGCTCCTTCAAGGGCTTCGGGGTGACCTTCGCGCACATGTTCCGCAAGGTCATCACGACCGACTACCCGTTCTCACCGCCGAAGCCGGCGCCGCGCTACCACGGCCGGCACATCCTCAACCGGCACCCGGACGGCCTGGAGAAGTGCATCGGCTGCGAGCTGTGCGCCTGGGCCTGCCCGGCTGACGCCATCTATGTCGAGGGCGGCAACAACACCGACGAGATGCGCTTCTCGCCCGGTGAGCGGTACGCGAGCATCTACCAGATCAACTACGCCCGGTGCATCTTCTGCGGGCTGTGCATCGAGGCCTGCCCGACCCGTTCGCTGACCATGAGCAACGAGTACGAGCTGGCCCGGGACAGCCGCCAGGACCTGATCTTCACCAAGAAGGAGCTGCTGGCGCCGCTGCTGCCGGGCATGGAGCAGCCGCCGCACCCGATGCGGCTGGGCGACACCGACAAGGACTACTACGTCGGTGCGCTGACCAACCCGGGGACGTCGGCCGGTGCCGAACGGGCGCCCTGGAGCCAGTCGGGCACGCAGGACGCCTCGACCGCGGACGGCTCGGCCGACCGCCCGGAGACGGCCGGCACGGTACGGAAGGAGGCCACGCGATGA
- a CDS encoding NADH-quinone oxidoreductase subunit G: MTDVAKKTDEVTLTIDGVEVTAAKGELVIRVAERMGIAIPRFCDHPLLAPAGACRQCLVEVEGQRKPVASCTQTVAEGMVVKTQLSSPVAAKAQGGVMELLLANHPLDCPTCDKGGECPLQNQAMSNGRTDSRFHEHKREYEKPIHISSQVLLDRERCILCQRCTRFSEEIAGDKFIDLMDRSSGEQINVYRDDFFGGEGTGDGQVGDGAGDVPFNSYFSGNTIQICPVGALTGEQYRFRARPFDLVSTPTTCEHCAAGCSMRADHRRGKVLRRLAGDDPAVNEEWNCDKGRWGFRYATGYDRITTPLVRDGNTGELREASWSEALLAAAEGLAAAKQRGVGVLTGGRLTVEDAYAYAKFARVALGTNDIDFRARPVSTEEADFLAASVAGVSDVTYEDVENAPSAVIVGLEPEEECPILFLRLRKAHGKKKLQVTAVAPFLTRGFEKLGATLVTAVPGDEARLLGTDPAVAAALAAPGSLLIVGERLATVPGGLSAAAALAARTGARLAWVPRRAGDRGAVDAGCLPNLLPGGRAVADSAARAELAAAWDVEALPMAAGRDTDAIISAAADGSLGALLVAGVDPGDLADPRLAEQALDAVPFLVSVELRQSAVTRRADVVLPIAPAAEKSGTFMDWEGRLRTFGTVLPTGAMTDGRVLEAIASLMDVALGTGDVDAIRRELGTMPASRSARPAQPEVAAGSLPKPGPGEAVLASWHQLIDLGSLLDGDEVLAGTARPVLARIGKDLAESLGVADGDAVTIGTDRGAITLPVAITEMPPQTVWLPTNSPGATLRRSLGVTAGAVVRLTAGKPGPILAAQGDN; the protein is encoded by the coding sequence ATGACCGACGTCGCCAAGAAGACCGATGAGGTCACGCTCACCATCGACGGGGTGGAGGTGACGGCCGCCAAGGGCGAGCTGGTCATCCGGGTCGCCGAGCGGATGGGCATCGCGATCCCGCGGTTCTGCGACCACCCGCTGCTGGCCCCGGCCGGTGCCTGCCGGCAGTGCCTGGTCGAGGTGGAGGGCCAGCGCAAGCCGGTCGCCTCCTGCACCCAGACGGTCGCCGAGGGCATGGTGGTCAAGACCCAGCTCAGCTCGCCGGTCGCCGCGAAGGCGCAGGGCGGCGTGATGGAGCTGCTGCTGGCCAACCACCCGCTCGACTGCCCGACCTGCGACAAGGGCGGCGAGTGCCCGCTGCAGAACCAGGCGATGAGCAACGGCCGCACCGACTCGCGCTTCCACGAGCACAAGCGCGAGTACGAGAAGCCGATCCACATCTCCAGCCAGGTGCTGCTGGACCGGGAGCGCTGCATCCTCTGCCAGCGGTGCACGCGCTTCTCCGAGGAGATCGCCGGCGACAAGTTCATCGACCTGATGGACCGCTCGTCCGGCGAGCAGATCAACGTCTACCGCGACGACTTCTTCGGCGGCGAGGGCACCGGCGACGGACAGGTCGGCGACGGTGCCGGGGACGTGCCGTTCAACTCGTACTTCTCCGGCAACACCATTCAGATCTGCCCGGTCGGCGCGCTCACCGGCGAGCAGTACAGGTTCCGCGCCCGCCCGTTCGACCTCGTCTCCACGCCGACGACGTGCGAGCACTGCGCGGCCGGCTGCTCGATGCGGGCCGACCACCGCCGCGGCAAGGTGCTGCGCCGGCTGGCCGGTGACGACCCGGCGGTCAACGAGGAGTGGAACTGCGACAAGGGCCGGTGGGGCTTCCGCTACGCCACCGGTTACGACCGCATCACCACCCCGCTGGTGCGCGACGGGAACACCGGCGAGCTGCGCGAGGCGTCCTGGTCCGAGGCGCTGCTCGCGGCGGCCGAGGGGCTGGCCGCGGCCAAGCAGCGGGGCGTCGGTGTGCTCACCGGGGGCCGGTTGACCGTCGAGGACGCCTATGCGTACGCGAAGTTCGCCCGGGTCGCGCTCGGCACCAACGACATCGACTTCCGGGCCCGGCCGGTGTCCACCGAGGAAGCCGACTTCCTGGCCGCCTCGGTCGCCGGGGTCTCCGACGTCACCTACGAGGATGTCGAGAACGCCCCGTCGGCGGTCATCGTCGGGCTGGAGCCCGAGGAGGAGTGCCCGATCCTCTTCCTGCGCCTGCGCAAGGCCCACGGCAAGAAGAAGCTGCAGGTCACCGCGGTGGCGCCGTTCCTGACCCGGGGCTTCGAGAAGCTCGGCGCGACGCTGGTCACCGCGGTGCCCGGCGACGAGGCCCGGCTGCTCGGCACGGACCCGGCGGTCGCCGCCGCGCTCGCCGCCCCGGGTTCGCTGCTGATCGTCGGTGAGCGGCTCGCCACCGTGCCCGGCGGACTGTCCGCTGCCGCGGCGCTGGCCGCGCGCACCGGGGCCCGGCTCGCCTGGGTGCCGCGGCGCGCCGGTGACCGGGGTGCGGTGGACGCCGGCTGCCTGCCCAACCTGCTGCCCGGCGGCCGGGCGGTCGCCGACTCGGCTGCCCGGGCCGAGCTCGCGGCGGCCTGGGATGTCGAGGCGCTGCCGATGGCAGCCGGCCGTGACACCGACGCGATCATCTCGGCGGCTGCCGACGGCTCGCTCGGTGCTCTGCTGGTGGCCGGTGTCGACCCGGGCGACCTGGCCGACCCGCGCCTCGCCGAGCAGGCCCTGGACGCGGTGCCGTTCCTGGTCAGCGTCGAGCTGCGGCAGAGCGCCGTGACCCGGCGTGCCGACGTGGTGCTGCCGATCGCCCCGGCTGCCGAGAAGTCGGGCACGTTCATGGACTGGGAGGGGCGGCTGCGCACGTTCGGCACCGTCCTGCCGACCGGCGCGATGACCGACGGCCGGGTGCTCGAAGCCATCGCCTCGCTGATGGACGTGGCCCTGGGCACCGGTGACGTCGACGCGATCCGGCGCGAGCTGGGCACGATGCCGGCCAGCCGGTCCGCGCGCCCGGCCCAGCCGGAGGTCGCCGCGGGCAGCCTGCCGAAGCCCGGGCCGGGCGAGGCGGTGCTGGCGTCCTGGCACCAGCTGATCGATCTCGGCTCGCTGCTCGACGGCGACGAGGTGCTGGCCGGTACGGCCCGGCCGGTGCTGGCCCGGATCGGCAAGGACCTCGCCGAGTCGCTCGGCGTGGCCGACGGCGACGCGGTCACCATCGGCACCGACCGTGGTGCGATCACGCTGCCGGTGGCGATCACCGAGATGCCGCCGCAGACGGTCTGGCTGCCCACGAACTCGCCCGGTGCGACGCTGCGGCGCAGCCTCGGCGTCACCGCCGGGGCCGTGGTGCGGCTGACCGCCGGCAAGCCGGGGCCGATCCTCGCTGCTCAGGGGGACAACTGA
- a CDS encoding NADH-quinone oxidoreductase subunit J, with amino-acid sequence MTLYAAAAAAHVSTAEAWGFWILGSLAVIGALGMVLARNAVHSALWLVVTMLCLGFLYVVNSAPFLGAVQIIVYTGAIMMLFLFVLMLVGRDASDSLIETLRGQRVAAILLGVGFGVLVATGLARSLSGNDVVGLSEANSAGNVQGIARLLFTKYVFAFEVTSALLITAAVGAMVLAHVERAKADVADQVTRMRERFRPGNYPGPKAGPGVYANTMSVAAPARLPDGNESQRSLSPILPVRELSASEAAPKRTEK; translated from the coding sequence ATGACGCTGTACGCGGCAGCGGCCGCCGCCCATGTCTCCACCGCCGAGGCCTGGGGTTTCTGGATCCTGGGGAGCCTCGCCGTCATCGGTGCCCTCGGCATGGTGCTCGCGCGCAACGCGGTGCACTCCGCCCTGTGGCTCGTCGTGACGATGCTGTGCCTGGGCTTCCTGTACGTGGTCAACTCCGCGCCGTTCCTCGGTGCGGTGCAGATCATCGTCTACACCGGCGCGATCATGATGCTGTTCCTGTTCGTGCTGATGCTGGTCGGCCGGGACGCCTCCGACTCGCTGATCGAGACGCTGCGCGGGCAGCGGGTCGCGGCGATCCTGCTCGGCGTCGGTTTCGGGGTGCTGGTCGCCACCGGTCTGGCCCGCTCGCTGAGCGGCAACGACGTGGTGGGACTGAGCGAGGCCAACTCGGCGGGCAACGTGCAGGGCATCGCCCGGCTGCTGTTCACCAAGTACGTGTTCGCCTTCGAGGTCACGTCCGCGCTGCTCATCACGGCGGCGGTCGGCGCGATGGTGCTCGCCCACGTGGAGCGCGCCAAGGCGGATGTCGCGGACCAGGTCACGCGGATGCGCGAGCGTTTCCGGCCCGGTAACTACCCCGGTCCCAAGGCGGGTCCGGGCGTCTACGCCAACACCATGTCGGTCGCCGCGCCGGCTCGGCTGCCCGACGGCAACGAGTCGCAGCGGAGCCTGTCGCCCATCCTTCCCGTCCGTGAGCTGAGTGCCAGCGAGGCCGCACCGAAGAGGACAGAGAAGTGA
- the nuoK gene encoding NADH-quinone oxidoreductase subunit NuoK codes for MTPDYYLVLAAILFTIGAAGVLVRRNAIVLFMCIELMLNAANLALVTFSRINGSLDGQIISFFVMVVAAAEVVVGLAIIMSIFRTRRSASVDDANLLKY; via the coding sequence GTGACACCTGACTATTACCTCGTACTCGCGGCCATCTTGTTCACCATCGGCGCCGCCGGGGTGCTCGTCCGCCGCAACGCCATCGTGCTGTTCATGTGCATCGAACTGATGCTGAACGCGGCGAACCTCGCACTGGTGACCTTCAGCCGGATCAACGGCAGCCTCGACGGCCAGATCATCTCGTTCTTCGTGATGGTCGTCGCGGCGGCCGAGGTCGTGGTCGGGCTCGCGATCATCATGTCGATCTTCCGGACCCGGCGCTCGGCCAGCGTCGACGACGCCAACCTCCTCAAGTACTAA